The Kwoniella dendrophila CBS 6074 chromosome 1, complete sequence genome contains a region encoding:
- a CDS encoding serine-tRNA ligase codes for MRPHSVKRILQARQYATQVSLKGPLIGVKPSAPSPPTTPKPSSSSQPSASSSSLSSSTLPKPRLDYNSLLNDPGYTTLNAIRRKSPLKPDHLLHLSRLRETQLILLQKLSTIRSKQKEIGSLIKSGIIGSNNSHGEELKEQAKKLKKKIKEYEINLNETENELLELSLLLPNFSHQDSPIGSEENAKIIEYLGPNSSSLQKELNIDGGSIETKRDHVNFSNYYELLDNEASSNSTGSSWPYLKGVLALLEQSLINYSLSIAIKNGFRVVIPPDIIKEDLAWRCGFQPRDSASNPSTQTYHLQSHKQDEPKLCLAGTSEIPLAGLFANRLFNEEDLPKKIVGVGKAFRAEAGARGSDTRGLYRVHQFTKVELFSVTSENQSEQMMEEIRNVQKEIVEGLGLTVRVLDMPTEELGASAYRKYDMEAWMPGRGKWGEITSTSNCTSYQSRRLSITYRPSPTSFPSSSSSDNSLLSTPSEQQIHNGPLPFAHTLNGTAAAIPRLIVALIENGIRFKTSDEGKELDEYDGVDLPKVLERFWVGSNEVGEGKNKGTINWV; via the exons ATGCGACCACATAGCGTGAAAAGGATATTGCAAG CTCGACAATATGCTACTCAAGTATCGTTAAAAGGACCTCTAATAGGTGTCAAGCCTTCTGCCCCTTCTCCTCCAacaacacctaaaccttcttcatcctcccAACCATCcgcatcttcttcttctctctcaTCATCCACACTACCAAAACCAAGATTAGATTATAATTCATTATTGAATGATCCTGGATATACAACATTAAATGCTATACGTagaaaatcacctttaaaaCCTGATCATTTATTACATTTAAGTAGATTACGTGAAActcaattgattttattacaaaaattatcaactataagatcaaaacaaaaagaaatcgGTTCATTGATTAAATCAGGTATAATAGGTTCAAATAATTCTCAtggtgaagaattaaaagaacaaGCAaaaaaactgaaaaagaagataaaagaatatgaaatcaatttaaatgaaactgaaaatgaattattagaattaaGTTTATTGTTACCTAATTTTTCACATCAAGATTCACCTATAGGTTCAGAAGAGAATGCTAAAATAATAGAATATCTAGGTCCCAACTCATCCTCTTTACAGAAAGAACTGAATATAGATGGAGGTAGTATAGAAACTAAAAGAGATCATGTGAACTTCTCAAACTATTATGAATTGTTAGATAATGaagcatcatcaaattctacAGGATCTTCTTGGCCATATTTAAAAGGtgtattagctttattagaaCAATCATTGATAAATTATTCTTTATCAATAGCGATAAAAAACGGTTTTAGAGTAGTTATACCACCTGATATaattaaagaagatttagcttgGCGATGTGGTTTTCAACCTAgagattcagcttcaaatcCTTCAACTCAAACTTATCATCTACAATCACATAAACAAGATGAACCTAAATTATGTTTAGCAGGTACATCAGAAATTCCTTTAGCAGGTTTATTTGCTAATCGATTatttaatgaagaagatttacctaaaaaaatcgttggtgtaggtaaagctTTTAGAGCAGAAGCTGGTGCAAGAGGTTCAGATACAAGAGGTTTATATAGAGTACATCAATTtacaaaagttgaattatttTCTGTTACatctgaaaatcaaagtgaaCAAATGATGGAAGAAATTAGGAATGTTCAAAAAGAGATTGTGGAAGGATTAGGTCTGACAGTTAG AGTGCTAGATATGCCAACTGAAGAATTAGGCGCTTCGGCATATAGGAAGTATGATATGGAAGCTTGGATGCCTGGAAGAGGTAAATGGGGAGAG ATCACATCAACATCGAACTGTACATCCTATCAATCACGTAGACTATCAATAACGTATCGACCATCACCTACTTCTTtcccttcatcttcatcaagtgatAATTCTCTGCTGTCAACACCATCAGAACAACAAATACATAATGGACCATTACCTTTCGCACATACTTTGAATGGTACAGCAGCTGCTATACCTAGATTGATAGTGGCTTTGATTGAAAATGGAATTAGATTCAAGACATCTGACGAAGGTAAAGAATTGgatgaatatgatggtgTAGATCTACCGAAAGTTCTAGAGAGATTTTGGGTCGGAAGTAATGAggttggtgaaggtaaaaataagGGCACTATCAATTGGGTATAA